A window from Sphingobacterium hotanense encodes these proteins:
- a CDS encoding SusC/RagA family TonB-linked outer membrane protein: protein MKQKLLSIFLLCTLFVGISYAQNRQVSGRVTSSTDGSPIAGASVVEAGTSNATQTDNSGNFSISVGPNATLSVSFVGFAAQRVAVGSNSVVNVQLISDDLSLEEVVVTGYGTTTKLRQTGSTTVVQSKDVEQTPFPSIDRALQGRVPGLQSSGGSGQPGSAQTIRIRGVGSISGSSSPLYVIDGVPVNSGDLSRATPTANVLAGINPNDIENITVLKDASSTAIYGSRGSNGVILITTKSGKAGKTKFRLDADFGSVKPGVSPKKARALTTEENIMLIGESLLNNPTYVDAYKLTPDNIREFVISENGFGIDPSINTNWYDEVTRTGSQQQYNLSLDGGNEKTTFNVGGGFFKQEGTIPNSDFTRYSGKLSLKHNINDRFTVGTNMILSTSNLKGLLNGGAFGNPVLTSFFLMPSIPSRNPDGSNYISGDLAAGAGLYNPLEILDKDRRSNNTQKAIDSIYGEYKILPNLKISSKYGIDYNNLEEDYYNNPNYGDGRNVGGRSYRDYTRYFNWVWTNLVDYRWDIDEDKNWVANIKAGYEAQKSQSYSSSVGVYNVPLNTDLTVPSVGATPITATGSNDDYSFASFLALGDFSYKNTYVVSWSYRNDGSSRFGSDKRYGNFWSVAGSWNLDQEDFIREVDAISALKLRASYGVTGNAGIGNNAWRTLYGYTRTTYNFVYDGNIGAGPTQYGLSNLTWEKTNSYDIGLDAEFLNHRLGVTFDFYNRESEGLLYAVPVPYTTGFNSYVANYAGLRNRGFEVALNGTPVKTDDFQWDLNFNISVNKNKTTRLVGDEQISSPFIRRVGEDYFSYYLPQWAGADPENGDPLWYKDETRTETTNVYSQAKRVLLGKTALPKAFGSFGTTLNYKGIGLDALFYYNFGNHIYQGFYSYQNSGGAYYGSYNQSALELDRWQKPGDVTDVPRPVFASGNKNAFGASDRLLKGGDFIRLRDVTLSYSLPSNWIETAKLSNVRVYLRGSNLWTWVKDDTLPFDPEAGSSEVAGGTQGVTNFDVFIPKTFTFGINVGF from the coding sequence ATGAAACAAAAATTACTCAGTATTTTTTTGCTGTGTACTTTATTCGTTGGGATATCGTATGCGCAAAATCGTCAGGTGAGTGGTAGAGTTACGTCTTCGACAGATGGATCTCCGATTGCAGGAGCTTCTGTGGTTGAGGCTGGAACGTCTAATGCTACTCAAACAGACAATTCAGGAAATTTCAGTATCTCAGTTGGCCCCAATGCAACGCTATCCGTTAGTTTTGTGGGTTTTGCTGCGCAGCGTGTGGCTGTGGGAAGTAACAGCGTTGTGAATGTGCAATTGATTAGCGACGACTTGTCGCTAGAAGAGGTGGTAGTTACCGGATATGGTACGACAACCAAATTGAGACAAACAGGTTCGACTACCGTTGTGCAGTCTAAAGATGTAGAACAAACGCCTTTCCCTTCAATTGACCGTGCCCTTCAAGGACGCGTTCCGGGCTTACAGTCGTCTGGAGGATCCGGTCAGCCTGGATCAGCACAAACTATTAGAATTAGAGGTGTTGGATCTATTTCCGGGTCTTCATCACCATTATACGTTATTGATGGAGTGCCTGTAAACTCAGGTGATCTTTCTAGAGCAACTCCAACAGCTAACGTATTAGCAGGTATCAACCCGAACGATATTGAAAACATCACAGTTTTAAAAGATGCTTCATCGACGGCTATCTACGGTTCGCGTGGTTCCAATGGTGTTATCTTAATCACGACAAAATCAGGTAAAGCTGGAAAGACAAAGTTTAGATTAGATGCTGATTTCGGTTCAGTAAAGCCAGGTGTTAGCCCTAAAAAAGCGCGTGCACTGACTACCGAAGAAAATATTATGTTGATTGGAGAGTCTTTGTTAAACAATCCTACTTACGTAGATGCTTATAAATTAACACCAGACAATATTCGTGAATTTGTTATCAGTGAAAACGGGTTCGGGATTGACCCTTCAATAAACACTAATTGGTATGATGAGGTTACGCGTACAGGAAGTCAACAACAGTATAATTTGTCACTTGACGGCGGTAATGAGAAAACCACGTTTAACGTGGGCGGCGGGTTTTTCAAACAAGAAGGAACGATCCCTAATTCAGATTTCACTAGATATTCCGGAAAGCTATCATTAAAACATAATATCAATGATCGTTTTACCGTGGGAACTAATATGATCCTATCAACCTCGAATTTAAAAGGATTATTGAACGGGGGAGCATTTGGTAACCCGGTATTGACTAGCTTCTTCTTAATGCCAAGTATTCCCTCTAGAAATCCTGATGGATCAAACTATATCTCTGGAGACCTAGCAGCAGGAGCTGGTTTATACAATCCTCTAGAGATTTTGGATAAGGACAGAAGAAGTAACAATACACAGAAGGCTATTGATAGTATTTATGGAGAGTACAAAATTCTTCCAAACTTAAAAATTTCTTCTAAATATGGTATTGATTACAACAATCTAGAAGAAGATTATTACAACAATCCAAATTATGGTGACGGTAGAAACGTTGGTGGTAGAAGTTACAGAGACTATACTCGTTATTTCAATTGGGTGTGGACTAACTTGGTTGACTATCGTTGGGACATTGATGAAGACAAAAATTGGGTGGCAAATATTAAAGCGGGTTATGAGGCTCAAAAATCTCAATCCTACAGCTCTTCGGTAGGTGTTTATAATGTGCCATTGAATACTGATTTGACAGTTCCTTCTGTAGGTGCAACGCCAATTACAGCTACAGGTTCAAATGACGACTATTCATTCGCTTCATTCCTTGCACTAGGAGATTTCTCTTATAAAAATACGTATGTTGTTTCTTGGAGTTATCGTAATGATGGTTCGTCACGTTTCGGATCAGATAAACGCTATGGTAATTTCTGGTCTGTGGCGGGGAGTTGGAATTTAGATCAAGAAGATTTCATTAGAGAAGTTGATGCCATCAGCGCATTAAAATTACGTGCTTCTTATGGTGTGACAGGAAATGCGGGCATCGGAAATAATGCATGGAGAACTTTGTACGGATATACTAGAACAACTTATAACTTCGTGTATGATGGAAATATCGGAGCGGGACCGACACAATATGGTCTATCTAACCTAACATGGGAAAAGACGAATTCTTATGATATTGGTCTTGATGCGGAATTCTTGAATCATCGTTTAGGAGTTACATTTGATTTCTACAACAGAGAGTCAGAAGGACTTTTATATGCTGTTCCAGTTCCATATACTACCGGTTTCAATAGTTACGTAGCTAATTATGCTGGTTTAAGAAATCGCGGTTTTGAAGTCGCATTAAATGGTACTCCTGTTAAAACGGACGATTTTCAATGGGATTTAAATTTTAACATTTCAGTAAATAAAAATAAAACAACTAGATTAGTTGGAGACGAGCAAATCTCTAGCCCTTTCATTAGAAGAGTTGGCGAAGATTATTTCTCTTACTATCTTCCTCAATGGGCAGGAGCAGATCCTGAAAATGGCGACCCATTGTGGTATAAAGATGAAACTAGAACAGAAACAACAAACGTGTATAGTCAAGCAAAACGTGTTTTGTTAGGAAAAACAGCTTTACCGAAAGCTTTTGGTAGCTTCGGTACTACATTGAATTATAAAGGTATTGGGTTAGATGCGTTGTTCTATTATAACTTTGGAAACCATATCTATCAAGGATTTTACTCTTACCAAAATAGTGGTGGTGCATATTACGGTTCTTACAACCAAAGTGCTTTAGAATTAGATCGTTGGCAGAAACCTGGTGATGTTACTGATGTTCCTCGTCCTGTATTTGCTTCTGGAAATAAAAATGCCTTTGGCGCATCTGATCGATTATTAAAAGGTGGAGATTTCATCCGTCTACGTGATGTTACATTGAGCTACAGTTTACCATCAAATTGGATCGAAACTGCTAAGCTTTCTAACGTACGTGTTTACCTTCGCGGTTCAAATCTGTGGACTTGGGTAAAAGACGATACATTACCATTTGACCCGGAAGCGGGAAGCTCAGAGGTTGCCGGCGGTACTCAAGGGGTAACGAACTTTGATGTCTTTATTCCTAAGACCTTTACATTCGGAATTAACGTTGGATTTTAA
- a CDS encoding RagB/SusD family nutrient uptake outer membrane protein, with protein sequence MLNMKIKFKNIIFTGLVAGTLLSSCSKDFLDLPPYTSVPAETALLTEADALSALTGTYAGMRVFDLYGRTIPLMGDLWADNVKISTRNAGRYTEIYNLNFVENNQWFTGMWQNAYRVINRANNIIHSTPSGDEANINQYKGEAYAVRALLHFELVRFFARPYTDNPAGLGVPLVTTFDIEGKPSRATVEEVYTQVLSDLDEAYKLMSKAPNTGRFSKYSARALAARVNLHKGTPAANQLALNYAKEVIDNSGVDLVPMAGLEAYWGALGSHSFGNETLFEIVSDQIDNAGFDELPYFFGQTGYGDGLAHNAFYESYADTDVRKKLIIKGARVRAENPAYIINKYPDLVNYGTKKILRISEMYLTAAEAAYNLGNADAKTYLEALVTERDPSATVTETGSALLERIITERRKELAFEGDRVHTLNRLKRDITGRSPSSAATITYSNFRRVAPIPLTELDRNDNLEQNTGWQQ encoded by the coding sequence ATGCTTAACATGAAAATTAAATTTAAAAATATAATATTTACGGGGCTGGTAGCAGGAACTTTGTTAAGTTCTTGTAGTAAAGATTTCTTAGATCTTCCCCCTTATACCTCCGTTCCAGCTGAGACCGCTTTGTTGACAGAAGCAGATGCGTTGTCTGCTCTAACGGGAACATATGCTGGAATGCGTGTATTCGACCTCTACGGCAGAACTATACCATTGATGGGTGATTTGTGGGCTGATAATGTTAAGATTTCTACTAGAAACGCTGGACGTTATACTGAAATATATAATCTGAATTTCGTAGAAAACAATCAATGGTTTACAGGGATGTGGCAGAATGCCTATAGAGTTATCAATCGTGCAAACAACATTATTCATTCGACTCCATCTGGTGATGAAGCTAATATCAACCAGTATAAAGGAGAAGCTTATGCTGTTCGTGCTTTATTGCATTTTGAATTGGTTCGTTTCTTTGCGCGTCCGTATACTGATAATCCTGCAGGTCTTGGTGTTCCGCTTGTGACAACATTCGACATTGAAGGTAAACCTTCGCGTGCCACAGTCGAAGAGGTGTATACTCAAGTTTTATCGGATTTAGATGAAGCCTATAAATTGATGAGTAAGGCACCGAATACTGGGCGTTTCTCGAAATATTCAGCGCGTGCTTTGGCAGCTAGAGTAAACCTTCATAAAGGAACCCCAGCAGCAAATCAACTGGCTTTAAATTATGCGAAAGAAGTAATCGATAATAGTGGTGTTGATTTAGTTCCTATGGCTGGATTGGAAGCTTATTGGGGAGCACTTGGTTCACATTCATTTGGCAATGAAACATTATTCGAAATAGTTTCAGATCAAATTGATAATGCCGGATTTGATGAATTGCCATATTTCTTCGGTCAGACAGGTTATGGTGATGGATTAGCGCATAATGCTTTTTACGAGTCATACGCGGATACAGACGTTAGAAAAAAACTTATTATTAAAGGGGCTCGAGTGAGGGCAGAAAATCCAGCGTATATTATTAATAAGTATCCGGATTTAGTAAATTATGGTACCAAGAAAATTTTACGTATCTCGGAGATGTATTTGACTGCGGCTGAAGCTGCATATAATCTAGGGAATGCAGATGCAAAGACTTATCTAGAGGCTCTTGTAACAGAACGTGATCCAAGTGCGACCGTTACTGAGACCGGTAGTGCGCTTTTAGAACGTATAATCACGGAACGTAGAAAAGAGCTAGCTTTCGAGGGAGATAGAGTACATACTTTAAACAGATTAAAACGTGATATAACAGGACGTTCTCCTAGTTCTGCTGCTACAATTACATATTCGAATTTCCGTCGCGTTGCTCCGATTCCATTAACGGAATTAGATCGTAACGATAATTTGGAACAGAATACGGGTTGGCAACAATAA